The genomic DNA TTACAATAGCTAATCCTTCTGTAATAGCAGTGGGGATATTAATGGTTCCCACAACGTTGATAATGGCGACTGTACTTCCCGGAAACAGACTTCTTCCGCTTCCGGATATAGCTTATATGTCAATGTGGGTAGCAGCATGGCCCGTAGCATTTCATAAAGGAAACATAATAAGAGGATACATAACAACGGTTATTTGTACTGCTTTAATGCTGCTTGTAGCTACGAATATGGCATATATTCATACACAGCTTGCAATTGCCGGAGGATTTGAAATTCCAGCCGGTACGCTTATTTCTACAGAGGATGCGGGAACACACCTTCTGAGCTGGGTATTATGGAAGCTGTCGTTATTGTTCAAATTCTAATGCAGAAAAATACATAGAAAGGTGATTTTATGAAAAGTGTAAGAACAGTCTGCGGAAAAATTTCCGGTGATAGTATGGGATACACATTAGCACACGAACACTTGATAGTTTCACCGGAGCTTTCTGATAAAAAATATGATGACTACAGACTTCTGGATATAAATTTAATGTGTATGGAAGTGGAAAAATTCAAACAAAAATCAGGGAAAACCATAGTGGAGATGACCCCGTTGAATTACGGGAGAGATCCATTGAAATACAGAGAAATAGCCATACGGGAAAATATAAATATAATCTGCTGTACAGGCTTTCATAAAGAGGAATTTTTACCGGAGCTGGCTTTTAAGCTGACTGAAACTGACCTTATAAATATGCTTTTGGAGGAAATAAACAATGGGATGGACGGTACTGATATCTGTCCCGGAGTTATAAAATGCGGAACCAGTTATAATAATATTACAGAAACAGAAGTAAAGATAATAAAAGCAGCGGCTAAGGTACATATACTAACGGGAATTCCGGTAAGTACACATTGTGATAAAGGAACAATGATGCTGGAACAGGGAGAACTTTTAGTAAAAAACGGAGTAAAGCCTGAAAATATACTGCTGGGACATACAGATGTCCAGAAAGATTTAAATATACAGCTGGAAGCTTTGAAAAGAGGATTTAATATTTTAACAGATCATGTAGGGCGTGAACTTGATAATATTGATGAAGACAGGATAAGAAAAATAGAAATAATGATCAGGGAAGGGTTTGGAGGTCAGTTATTTCTTTCAGGTGATATGGGTAAAAAAGACTATGTCACAGCCTATGGAGGCAGGCCGGGACTTGATTATATATTGGGAGTATTTAAGGATAAGTTTGTCAGGGAAATAGGCAGGGAATATTTTGATAAGATCACGATAGACAATCCAAAAAGATTTTTCAGCTTTTGAACTAAATATAAAATTTTATAAACTGCAAGAAATGAGAGGAGCCGAAGATGAAAATATCATCATTTAAGATATATGAAGTGAAGCCCAGATGGATTTTTATAAAAATAATAACTGATGAAGGAATAGAAGGCTGGGGTGAAATGATTTCGGGAACTAAAACCGAAACTGTTACAGCATGTGCCAATGAGATGTGTAAAAAATTATTAGGACGTGATCCTTTTGATATAGAAGCATTATGGCAGGAATTATACAGATCGTTTTTCAGAGGCGGGCCTGTGAATATGACCGTAATTTCAGGAATAGAAACAGCATTATGGGATATAAAAGGAAAGTATTATAATATGCCTGTTTATGAGTTTTTGGGCGGAAAAGTCAGGGATAAACTGAAAGTATACTCATGGATCGGAGGGGACAGACCAAATAATGTAGCCGAGGAGGCGAAGCAGCGTTTTGATCAGGGATTTACAGCAGTGAAAATGAATGCTACAGAGGAGCTTCACTATATAGATTCATATGAAAAAGTAGATCAGGTACTGGAAAGAATGAATTCAATAAAGGAACTGCTTGGTAATAAAATACAGGTAGGTATTGATTTTCACGGAAGAGTTCATAAACCTATGGCAAAAATACTTATCAAGGAGCTGGAGCCTTTCAGACCGATGTTTATAGAAGAGCCGGTGCTTCCCGAGAACTGGGATGCAATAATTGATACAGCTAAAAATTCTCCCATACCAATAGCTACAGGAGAAAGATTAAGTACAAGATGGGAATTCAAAAGATTGTTTAACAACAATTCCGTGGATATAATCCAGCCGGATGTAGCTCTTGCCGGAGGAATACTGGAAACAAGAAAAATAGCTGCAGCAGCGGAAATGTATGATATAGCAGTAGCACCTCATGCACCTTACGGTCCTGTAGCTCTTGCAGCTACATTACAGCTTGATATGTGTACGCCTAACGTTTTTATACAGGAGCAGAGTCTTGGGATTCACTATAATAAAGGGTTTGATCTGATAGATTTTGTAAAGAACAAAGAGATATTCATGTTTAAGGATGGTTATCTGGATGTACCCGAAAAACCGGGGCTGGGAATAGAAATTGATGAAGAGCTTGTAAAGAAAGTGTCAGCAGAAGGACTCGTCTGGACTAATCCAAAATGGAAAAACTATGACGGAACTATAGCTGAATGGTAGTAGTTAAAGGCAGGAGGAAAAATGAATAAGTCAAAAATAACCGGGATTTTGAGAAATGTAAAAAAAGAGGATGTCCTAAAAGTAGGGGAAATACTGATAAAACACAATATCAAGGATTTTGAGGTAACATATAATACAAAGGATTCATTGGAAATAGTAAAAATGCTGAAAAAAGAGTTTCCAGAAGCCAGAATAGGAATGGGCACCATATTAAATGTGGAAGAATTAAAAAAAGCCGAAGAATCCGGGGCAGAATTTATTCTTACACCATCAGTGAATGAAGAGGTACTGAGATATTCCGGAAAAAATAATATTGATCTGATAACGGGAGTTTTTTCACCGAGTGAAGTCGCACTTGCTTTGAGATACGGCTTTAATTATCTGAAATTATTTCCTGCCATTGACCTTCCCGATTCATATATAAATAATCTCATGGGACCGTTTGATAAAGTGGAATTTATGGCTGTGGGCGGTGTAGAGAAAGATAATATAACAGATTTTTTCAAAGCAGGGTTCAAATCTGTGGGAATGGGATCAAGTCTTATAAAAAAATCGTATCTGGAAAGTAAGGATTGGGAAAAGTTGGAAAAGCATGTTAAGGAAATAGCAGAAATAATAGAAACTGTGTGAATTTCTCAGATAAATAAAAAAGGACTGTGCTGAAATAACAGCTGCATAGTCCTTTTTAATATTAAATTTTTATTTCCCGGTGTTATTCGGATACAACTGTAAAACGCTCCTGTAAATGCTTTGGGAGCTCGGCTTCATCAAGCATCGCTATTGCGTAATCTGCATAACTGATAGTGCTTAAACCTTTACTGTTAGTCATAAGTTCCTCGCCGCCTGCTTTATATTTCCCTGTACGTACGCCTTCAGCTGAAAAGTCTGCCGAAGGACTAAGATATGTCCAGTTAACATCTTTTCTTGTTCTAAGAGCATCAAAAGCCTCACCCATATTTGATGCCAGAGGCTTGAACATGTCCGGAAAATCAGGAGTATCCATTAAACGTAATTTATGTTCAGGATCAACGTACAGACTTCCAGCACCTCCTACCACAAGTAAACGAACTGGCTTTTCGGCCAGAATATCCGAAAGATGTGCAAGGGAAGTTTTATGCTGATACAGCTGATCTTCTGCCCAGACAGCAAATGCATCTATAACAGCATCATTTTCTTTTAGATCATCATAAGTAAGATCAAATAAGTCTTTTTCCAAAATTTTTACCTGTGTGTTATTTACTTTGCTGCTGTCACGTACCACTGCTGTTACCTCATGACCTCTCTCTAAAGCCTCCTTTACTATCAGACTTCCTGCTTTTCCATTCGCACCGATTACTGCTATTTTCATAATTTACCCTCCTGAATATTTATTTGATTTTTTATTTATAATAATATATTATAATAGTATGGATGAATTGTAAAGTAAGCACTTTTTTGTGCTATAGTATCTTTTGGGAAACTATTGTGATAAATAAAGACTTTTGGAGGAATGAAAATGAAAAAAGAATTACCTGCCTGCCCTGTTGAAGTAACACTTCAGTTAATAGGGGATAAATGGAAAGTACTGATTTTACGTGATTTAATGGATGGTACAAAGCGTTTTGGAGTATTGAAAAAAGGAATTAACGGTGTATCACAGAAAGTACTTACCGCGAATCTGCGTATGATGGAAACGAGTGGACTGGTTTCAAGGAAGGTATATGCAGAGGTACCGCCAAGGGTAGAGTATACTCTGACGAAGACAGGCTATAGTCTGAAGCCTGTTCTTGATGTGATGACTGTCTGGGGGGAAGAGTATAAAGAGAAAATGGAATAGATTTTTTAAAATAAAATGATCCTGTATAAACTAATTACACAGGATCATTTTATTTATAATTTACCTATATCGCACACACTTATCTGAACGACACATTTTTTACCGCCGTTTTTTTCACACTTTTTTATAGATTTTTCTTCTGCACGTTCTTTCTTTGTGGAATCTCCTTTAGTCCAGTAAATAATGGTATCATAGCCATAGATATTATCAGCTTTTGAATATGCAAGAGACCCGCATTGCTTGTAGCGTATTGTTCCTAAAAATTTACAGTTAGGACTTCCGCAGTTAGATAAAACATCAGTTTTAAGACTGTTTTTTGATCGGTAGGATGCTCCCCAGGCATATTCACCCGTGGAAGGATCAACAGCAATTGCTGCATAGTATTTGTCATCCGCAGTTTCGGTATATCCCCCGCCTGATGCAGGATAACACTGATTGTCACCGGGATTAAAGACTCCGTTGGGACCGCACATACTATCTGCTAAACTCATAACTCCGTTTAATAAAAATAAAGTTACAATAAAAAATAATATTTTTTTCATAGTAATCTCCTTTTAAAATCATTTTTTAAATAAGTTAATTATATAAATTATTTTTTTATTTGTCAATTGATTGTTAAATAAAGAATAATCTGGAATAATTTATAATTACAGAAGGTTCCATATAGTTTTAGAAGTGTATTTTTACAGTTGTTTTTCAGGAATAAAGAATTAAAAACGAAAGCATAAAAAACTAACCCAGAAACACAAATATATGATATAATTACATAACAGGAAAAAAAAGGAGAATATTATGAAACCAATAGTTGCAATAGTCGGGAGACCTAATGTAGGAAAGTCAACACTTTTTAACAAGCTGATAGGAGAAAGATTATCGATAGTAAAGGATGTGCCCGGAGTTACAAGGGACAGATTATATAGAGACGTTGAATGGTCAGGAAAAGAATTTACTCTGGTGGATACCGGAGGTCTGGAGCCTAAAACACAGGATTTTATTATGAGTAAGATAAAAGATCAGGCTCAGGTAGCTATAGATGAGGCAGATGTAGTTGTATTTCTTGTAGACGGGAAATATGGAATAACAGGTCTAGATGAGGAAGTAGCCGCTGTTCTGAGAAAGAAAGACAAGAAAGTAATAGTTGCAGTAAATAAAATAGACAATTATATAAAAAATCAGGATAGAATATATGAGTTTTTTGGTCTTGGATTCGAGGAAGTAATCGGGATTTCCGGAGAGCATAAGGTTAATCTAGGGGATCTTCTGGATGCAATAATAGGCAAGTTTGAGAAAATGAATACTGTTCAGGAAGAGGAAGTACTGAGTATAGCTGTTCTCGGGAGACCAAATGCCGGAAAATCATCACTTGTAAATAAGATACTGAATAAGGAAAGAAGTATAGTCAGTGATATAGCAGGAACAACAAGAGATTCCATTGACTCTGATTTCAGATATAAAAACAGAAAATACAGAATAATAGATACTGCCGGAATCAGAAGAAAATCAAAAATAGATGATTCTATAGAATATTACAGCGTATTGAGAGCGATAAAAGCTATTAACAGAGCTGATGTATGTGTACTTATGCTGGACTCTACAGAGCTTGTAACAGAGCAGGACAAAAGAGTGGCCGGCTTAATACATGATGAAAAAAAACCGCTGATAATAGCCATAAATAAATGGGATCTTATAGAGAAAGATAATTCTACTGTAAAGCAGTTTACAGAGCTGGTAAAAACAGAGCTTCCGTTTTTGAGCTATGCTCCGGTAATAACAATGTCTGCTTTGACAGGTCAGAGGGTTATGCCTATTCTGGATCAGATTAATGACGTATTTGAGGAATATAACAAAAAAATATCAACAGGTGTTCTTAATCAGGTACTTGGTGAGATGATTGCGGTTAATCCCGTACCTACCAGAAAGGGAAGAGCAGTAAAAATAAATTATGTAACACAGATCGGAGTGGCACCGCCAAGGTTTGTATTTTTTGCAAATGATCCCGAGCTTGTACATTTTTCATATAAAAGATATCTGGAAAATAAATTCAGAGAATATTTTGGCTTTGAGGGGTCACCTATCGAATTTATCTTTAATAAGAAGAGTGAAAGGAATTTTTAATGAATATTGAAAAGACAAAAGATAAGCTGGTTACACTTGTCTTGTGTTTGGTATGTTTATTTCTTATAACAAAGGTTCTGCCGTATTTTGTACCGTTTTTAAATGTAATACTCAGTGCTTTGATACCGTTTATTCTTGCTTTTGTTATTACTTATGTTCTTGAGCCGGCAGTGGAGTTTTTGGAGAAAAAACTGAATTTTAAGAGAATGAGTGCTTTTATGATAGTTTATTTTGTAGTGATGTTTGTTTTTATTGCTATGGTTCTGGCTCTTATACCGGAAGTGGTGAATCAGTTTAACAGCATGATAAGCTTTATAATAAACCATCAGGGAGAAATACAGCTGAAGGTCTCAAAATATATAGAGCACTCTCATATAAACATATCAGAGATAGTGTATAAGCTGAAGGAATGGTTTTTCAGATATATATTTAGTCTTCTGAATTCTGGAATTTCGCTTATAAAAGCATTTTTCAGTATAGTTTTTATGACTCCGATCTTTTTATTTTTACTTATGAAGGATTACCGAAGTCTGAAAATGAAGCTGAAGCTTCGGATACTGGAAGCTGACAGAAGAGATATAATAATAATAATGCGTAATATAGACGTGGTTCTGGGAAAATATGTCAAAGGCAAGCTGATAGACTGTTTTTTGGTTGGGACATTAGTGTATATTATTTTTTCAATATTAGGACTAAAGTTTGCCCTTTTATTTTCATTTATAATCGGGGTAACTAATCTGATTCCTTATGTAGGACCTGTGATTGGCGCAATTCCTGCCTGTTTGTTTGCTCTGCTTCAGTCATTTAATATATTTATAGGTGTTCTGATAGCAATAGTATTTATACAGACACTGGAATCAGTATTTCTTGTACCGTATATAACGAGTAAAACCGTGGAAATACATGAGATTACGACCCTTCTTGTTTTGCTTATAGGGGGAAGTCTTTTCGGGATAATCGGTGCCTTGCTGGCAATTCCGGTTTATCTTGTAATAAAAGTAATATATGAATATTATAAAAATAATAAAGGGGTATAAAATGAGAAAATACAGAGAAGTCAGAGAGATATTGATAATTCTGGTATTAGTCCTGCTGGCATTATATTTGTTTTTTCAAAATTACAAATATGTACAGAAACCGGTAAATATAGTAATAGGTGCATTGGTACCTTTTATTTCATCATTTATAATAGTTTATTGTCTTATGCCTTTTATAGACGTACTTTCAAAAAAATTAAGAATTAATAAAAAAATATCTATTGTTATAGTTTTCAGTATTTTTATTTTATTTCTTTTATATATAGTAATTTCGATACTTCCGTTAGTGATAAAGCAGTTTAACGGTCTGATCAGATATTTTGTCAATAATCAGGGACAGATTCAGAAAGAGATAAATGAATTTCTTGACGGAACAAATATTGACCTAAAATCAGTGGTGGGTAAAGTAAGGGAATATTTATTTTCCAATTCTATGAATCTCATAAATTCCAGTATAGCTTTATTTTCGGGATTATTTAGTTTTATGTTTATGACTCCCATTTTTACAGTTATGCTTCTGTTCAGTTATGACAGCATAAAAACAGGGCTTAGAAAAAGTCTTATCAGAAATAAAAAAAGAAATATACTTCCGCTTCTTAAAGATATTGATGACGCTGTAGGAAAATATATTAAGGTAACACTGCTTGACTGTTTTATAATAGGTACTCTTTCAAGCATTGTATTTTATTTTTTAAAGGTTGATTATATGCAGTTATTTTCAATAATAATAGGGGTAGGAAATCTGATACCGTTTATAGGGCCTTTTATAAGCATAGTTCCGGTTTTGATATATGCTGCAACTAAATCTCTGAATTTATTTATAAGTATTCTGGTGATTATTACAGTACTTCAGGGGATCGAAGCAAATATAGTAAAACCATGGCTGACAAGTAAATCTGTGAATATTCATCCTATAACAACTCTTCTTGTTATTTTGATAGGCGGTTCGCTGTTTGGAATAATAGGTGCTTTTATTGCTATACCGGTATATATCATAATAAAATTGATATTTCAGTTTTATAGAAAAAAAATTAAATAAGTAATAAAATAAAATATGAAGTGACGGCTGGAGTCCTTTATAAAAAGGGGAAAATAAAGAAAATAAATTAAAATCTTGACAAATGAGCTAAAAAGATATATAGTTGTAGATACAGGTAAGTGAAGGAAGTGAGAAATATGAGTAAATGTAGAAAAGAATCAAAATTTGATGACTGTCTATATTTCACTATTTCTAGATTATTCAGAATAGCGAATAAGTATGCAGAGGATGCATTCTCAGATCTAGAGATTTGCCCGACACACGGGTACCTGATGATACTTTTAGATGAACAGAGAGAAGGATTATCAGTTAGTGAAATAGCAGATAAGTTAGCAATTGCTCCATCCACAGTAACCAGATTTGTAGATAAACTTACAGAAAAGGGATTAGTGGAAAGAGAAAAAGAAGGAAAAAAGTCGTATACCAAAATTACAAAAAAAGGAATAGCAGAAATGGATTCAGTTTTTCAGGCATGGCAGAGAATTAATGACAAGTTCATAAGAAAAATTAGTAATCTTCCATATTTAAAAGGAATTTCAAAAGATATGGGACAGCTTGCTGACTATTTAGAGGAAGGCGAAAAATTTGAGATAGACTTTACAATTTAACTATGATTCATGTAAAATATTCCAGCTGTTACAGTTTGGGATATTTTTTTATTGATTGATTTTTGACTAGTTGTGTTATTATAAAAAATAATGTAATATATGAATACGGCAATATAAAATCAATCGGGAGGCGGACTTATGAAACTAAAAACGGCATTTATAGGATTTGGAAAAAGTACGACGAGATATCATCTTCCTTATGTTTTGAGACGGGATAATATTGAAGTAACAGCAATATACAGCAGAAAAAGAAAACCTGAACTTGAGGAAAATTATAAGGAATACAATATAGAATTTACTGATAATCTTCAGGATATTTTGAATAATAAGGAAATATTACTGGTTTCTGTGTGTTCTCCGCTTCAGACACATTATGAATTTGCTAAAAGATGTCTTGAAGCAGGAAAAAATGTGCTTGTAGAGAAGCCTTTTACAGAAACAACAGAAGAAGCAAAAGAGCTTTTCGATCTTGCAAAGGAAAAGGGACTGGTTATAATGCCTTATCAGAACAGGAGATTTGATTCTGATTTTTTGCTTTTTAAAGAAGCTCTGAAAAATAAAAATCTGGGAGAAATAGTGGAGATAGAGTCGCATTTTGACAGATTCAGACCTGAGGAAGCAGTAAAGCCCGGGACACCTGTAGATGGAGTATTCTGGGGACTTGGTTCACATGCATTAGATCAGATGATATCAATATTCGGAAAGCCGAAAAAAATATATTATGACATAAGAAGTCTGAGAGATAAAACAAAGCCCGATGATTATTACCATGTAGAGTTATTTTATGACAATATTAAGGTCATAGTAAAATCAAGCCATTTAGTACTGCTGGAATATCCCAAATTTATTATACAGGGAAAAAACGGAAGTTTTATCAAATATGGAATTGATAAACAGGAAGAATATCTGAAAGCCGGGACTATGCCATGGGAAAAAGGATTCGGGGAAGAGCCGGAAGAAAATTACGGACAGTTTGCATATATTGATAATGGAGGAAGAATGAGGAAAGATATTATGCACACTATTTCGGGTGATTATGGAAGAATATATGATAATCTTTATGAGGCTATCATAAATAAGAAAAAAAAGCTCATATCCGACGAGGAAGCACTTATGCTCTTGGAAATATTAACAATAGGAATAAAATGTCCTAATCCGAAAATTATAGACTTTAAATAGGGTAATTTTGTACAGGAGAGATGTTTTATAATTATGGATATTTAAATAATACTATAAAAGGGACTGTATCAAAATAGAATTTTTATAATTTAAATATGAAATAGTGTGATTTACACTATATTTATAAATAAATTCTGAATTAATTTCTACTTTGATACAGTCCCTTTTGGATGTTAGTAAATTTATTAATTAAAATACCGCTTTTAAGGATAATCCGATTCTAAAATCTTCCTGATCATGTTCTCCGGCTGAATATTCACCTGTTAAGAAAATTCCGTATCTTTCTTCTGCTTCAGTTCCTATTTCAGCTCTTGTTTTAAATGTACCGTATTCATCCTGCGGTTTTGCAAGATCGTGATATCCGTCTTCTATAGCTATTAATCTTGCTTTTTCTCTTTTATTTAAGTCAGCCAGCTCATATTCATATGCAATATCCAATACTCCTTTTAATTTCCATGCTGTTTTTGTTCCCAGCGGAATGGAGCTGTCTAATTTTATCCCTGCTTTTGGTTTTACACTCCAAGCATCATTTTTATCTATTTTTAGTCTCTCCAGTCCCTCTTCTTCGAATGTCGGTCTTATTACATACATAATTTCTAATCCGGCATACGGCATAATGTTACTATTTTTATTTATACCAAATTCACGCCCCAGAATATTATTCGATGTTAAGCTGTAAGTCTGGAAGCTTCCGTTAAGCTCCGATCTTTCTGAGGAATCCCAGTCTATATTTCTGTCTATATTATGATTGCTCAACCGTCCTGTAAAGTCATTTTTTACAATCCAGTCACCCGATTTGTATTTGCTGTGTATACCTAACTGGATAGTGTCTACCCATTCCTCACTGTCATTTCCGTCCTGGAATTCAAAGCCGGTATGAACATAGCCAAGTGAATATCCAAAGGTGTGTCTGTATGTTCTTTCGACTTCTCTGAGTGCCAGAGCACCTGCTGTTTCATAATCATAGTCTGTAACACCGCTTGTATTTTCCTTTACAGTTCCTTTTCCTGTGATTACATTTATTTTTACATTTTCTTTTGTGTTATTTTTGGAATTCTGCAATAAATCCAGCGAGCTTGTTAATATATCAGCTATTGTTTTTTCTCTTTGGTTTATGTTGGCGTAAATTTCTCCTGACAGGGCGGAAATATTATTTCTAAAGGCATTCTCATTGGTTATTTGATCAATTTTATCATAGATTTCACCTTTTTCATCCGTACCGCTTGAAGTCAGATAATTTTCCTCCAGTGTTCTGCCAAATTCTTCAAACCACAGCCCCTTTGTAAATAAATTATAATCTTTTCTTTCTGCATAAATATCGTAGCCGCCTTTTGAATTTTTTACCGTAGTTATATCCCATGTCAGCGATCCACTTTTCATAATTACTGCTCCTGTGGGTGTAGCTATTGTCCCGTCTTTTGTTAATATAACATTCTCTATTTTATATGTATTTGCTGTTGTTCCTTTTGTATAAGTGGGCGCTACTGTTATTGAGTCAGTTATGGTAAGAGAATTAGCCTGTAAATAGGGGTCTTTTGAAGTATAAATAATAAAATCATGCGGAACTGTAGTGTCACCCAGCTGTAATGTGGATGGATCAGGAGTTATAATAAGATTTAGACCTTCTAATTTGAAATTATCATTTACAACAACTAATCCGGATGTTTTCAATATAGGGTTTATATATATTGCGGCATCTTCATCTGCTTTGATTTCCTCTGATGTTCCTGTTACTAACGAATCTATGTAAATACTGCCGCTGTTTAAGACAATTGTTCCCGAGGCAGTTAATATTCCTGTACTGTTGGCTCCATATATCTGTATGCTTCCTTTATTATCTACCACAGAGCCGCTTAATGCATGGATTCCTACAGAATTATCACCTCTCATGATAATAGTTCCGTTATTTGTGATTGTAGAGTTTTGTAATGCTATCCCCGTAGAGTCATTTCCGGTTAATTCGATTAATCCGTTATTTATTGCATTTGAATTAATGGTATAAATTCCGAATGCGCCGTTTGAAGCTGATTTTATATTTCCGTTGTTTATTATCACAGGCTGATTGTCAATGTTTGCTTCAGAGCTGTCCGAGTATATTCCAACTCCGTTTTTACCTACATTTATATCAATACCTGCTCCGTTGGTAATTTTTGAATTGATTCCGTATATTCCTATGGAATAGTTGCTTGCTGTTGTATTAACTGAATTATCAGCATTAAGGACTACAAGTGAATCCCCTAAAGTTATGCTCCCTTTATTTGAAACAGTTCCGTTTTCCGAATATATTCCTGTGTTTCCTGTTCCGGAAATTCCTGTTATTGCTCCGTTATTTGTCAGGTCTCCGTTTAGTATGACAAAGCCGTTGCTGGCATTGCTTTTCATAAGGATATCCAGATTGTTTGTTATTCTGCTTGGACCTTCGGCATGAATATATGTGGAGCTGTCACCCAGTTCTACCTTTGCAGCTGTTGAAGCAGTATTAAGGATTCCGCCATTTTTAAAAACGAATCCAAATGAATTATCACCTATTTTTATATCATTAGTAGTGTTGATATCTATTGTTCCGGCTTGTCTGGAATAAACTCCTACTGACTGATTTCCTGTCTCCAGTGTGCTTCCGGCATTGAAAACAGCGGTACCGCCGCCGAAATATATACCGATTGATTCATTTCCTATTTTCAAAATACCGTTTTGATTTACTGTACTTTCCAAGTTATAAATACCTACAGATTTATTTCCTGCAATTATATTATTTGAATTAATGATTCCCGGATTTGAGCTGCTGTAATAAATTCCTGTACTGGAATTTAATATATCTGTAGAATCACCTACTGTAATAGTTCCATAATGATTAATAACTAAAGGATTATCACCTTTTGTATAAATACCTACTGACTGATCTCCTAAAAGCTTTATATTTCCGTAATTATCTACATTTCCGCTTATATTGTCAATATGTATTCCTATGATATCAGATTTTATTCCGTTTAAATCTCCATAATTGATTACAGTATTCCCGTTTTTCAGATATAGTGCATCTGAACCTTTTCCCACAGTTATATTTCCGGTATTTTCTATTTTAGAGCCTGCATCTTTTCCGCTGATTCCGGCAGAATTGTCTCCTACATTCAAGGTTCCG from Sebaldella termitidis ATCC 33386 includes the following:
- a CDS encoding phosphotriesterase family protein: MKSVRTVCGKISGDSMGYTLAHEHLIVSPELSDKKYDDYRLLDINLMCMEVEKFKQKSGKTIVEMTPLNYGRDPLKYREIAIRENINIICCTGFHKEEFLPELAFKLTETDLINMLLEEINNGMDGTDICPGVIKCGTSYNNITETEVKIIKAAAKVHILTGIPVSTHCDKGTMMLEQGELLVKNGVKPENILLGHTDVQKDLNIQLEALKRGFNILTDHVGRELDNIDEDRIRKIEIMIREGFGGQLFLSGDMGKKDYVTAYGGRPGLDYILGVFKDKFVREIGREYFDKITIDNPKRFFSF
- the dgoD gene encoding galactonate dehydratase; the protein is MKISSFKIYEVKPRWIFIKIITDEGIEGWGEMISGTKTETVTACANEMCKKLLGRDPFDIEALWQELYRSFFRGGPVNMTVISGIETALWDIKGKYYNMPVYEFLGGKVRDKLKVYSWIGGDRPNNVAEEAKQRFDQGFTAVKMNATEELHYIDSYEKVDQVLERMNSIKELLGNKIQVGIDFHGRVHKPMAKILIKELEPFRPMFIEEPVLPENWDAIIDTAKNSPIPIATGERLSTRWEFKRLFNNNSVDIIQPDVALAGGILETRKIAAAAEMYDIAVAPHAPYGPVALAATLQLDMCTPNVFIQEQSLGIHYNKGFDLIDFVKNKEIFMFKDGYLDVPEKPGLGIEIDEELVKKVSAEGLVWTNPKWKNYDGTIAEW
- a CDS encoding bifunctional 4-hydroxy-2-oxoglutarate aldolase/2-dehydro-3-deoxy-phosphogluconate aldolase; its protein translation is MNKSKITGILRNVKKEDVLKVGEILIKHNIKDFEVTYNTKDSLEIVKMLKKEFPEARIGMGTILNVEELKKAEESGAEFILTPSVNEEVLRYSGKNNIDLITGVFSPSEVALALRYGFNYLKLFPAIDLPDSYINNLMGPFDKVEFMAVGGVEKDNITDFFKAGFKSVGMGSSLIKKSYLESKDWEKLEKHVKEIAEIIETV
- a CDS encoding NAD(P)-dependent oxidoreductase, with the translated sequence MKIAVIGANGKAGSLIVKEALERGHEVTAVVRDSSKVNNTQVKILEKDLFDLTYDDLKENDAVIDAFAVWAEDQLYQHKTSLAHLSDILAEKPVRLLVVGGAGSLYVDPEHKLRLMDTPDFPDMFKPLASNMGEAFDALRTRKDVNWTYLSPSADFSAEGVRTGKYKAGGEELMTNSKGLSTISYADYAIAMLDEAELPKHLQERFTVVSE
- a CDS encoding winged helix-turn-helix transcriptional regulator, translated to MKKELPACPVEVTLQLIGDKWKVLILRDLMDGTKRFGVLKKGINGVSQKVLTANLRMMETSGLVSRKVYAEVPPRVEYTLTKTGYSLKPVLDVMTVWGEEYKEKME
- a CDS encoding DUF4189 domain-containing protein; the encoded protein is MKKILFFIVTLFLLNGVMSLADSMCGPNGVFNPGDNQCYPASGGGYTETADDKYYAAIAVDPSTGEYAWGASYRSKNSLKTDVLSNCGSPNCKFLGTIRYKQCGSLAYSKADNIYGYDTIIYWTKGDSTKKERAEEKSIKKCEKNGGKKCVVQISVCDIGKL
- the der gene encoding ribosome biogenesis GTPase Der, which translates into the protein MKPIVAIVGRPNVGKSTLFNKLIGERLSIVKDVPGVTRDRLYRDVEWSGKEFTLVDTGGLEPKTQDFIMSKIKDQAQVAIDEADVVVFLVDGKYGITGLDEEVAAVLRKKDKKVIVAVNKIDNYIKNQDRIYEFFGLGFEEVIGISGEHKVNLGDLLDAIIGKFEKMNTVQEEEVLSIAVLGRPNAGKSSLVNKILNKERSIVSDIAGTTRDSIDSDFRYKNRKYRIIDTAGIRRKSKIDDSIEYYSVLRAIKAINRADVCVLMLDSTELVTEQDKRVAGLIHDEKKPLIIAINKWDLIEKDNSTVKQFTELVKTELPFLSYAPVITMSALTGQRVMPILDQINDVFEEYNKKISTGVLNQVLGEMIAVNPVPTRKGRAVKINYVTQIGVAPPRFVFFANDPELVHFSYKRYLENKFREYFGFEGSPIEFIFNKKSERNF